The genomic DNA GTGATGTTCCGGTCGGCGCGTGAGAAAAACCCGTCCTTCACCGGCTACGAGATGCAGATTTACGACGCACCCGGCCGGCCGCCGACAAAGGGCGGTCCCGGCTCGCTCTACGACGTGGTCGCGCCGACGAAGAACGTCATCCGCACGGCGGGCCAGTGGAACTACGCGACCATCTTCGCGCGCGGGCCGAAGATTGTCGTGGAGCTGAACGGCGAACGCATCATCGAGACGGAGTCGGCGCGCTCGTTGCGCGGCTACATCGGCCTGCAAGCCCACGACGACAGGTCCGTGGTGAAGTTCAAAAACGTGCGGCTGGAAGAACTGTGAGCGCGCACACGCTGTGCGTGTCTGCGCAGGACCGGGCCCTTGCGGCGTGCGCGCCTTTCGTCCACCCTCGGCGCGTGAAAACTCCGCTGCGGGCCTTCATCGGTGCGTTGCTGCTTGCGGCCGTCCTTCCCGCCGCCGGGCAGCGCGCGTTCGACCCTTCACAGCACTTCACCGCCATTCACGCGATGGTGCCGGCGCGCGACGGCGTGCGCCTCAACACGGACATCTTCTCGCCCAAAGACGCCGCCGGCCCGATGCCGTTTCTCATCACGCGCACGCCTTACGGGCTGCGCAACGACACGAACGGCTTCGCCCTCACGCTGCGTGGCGCGTATCGCGAACTGGTGGACGAGGGGTTCATCTTTGTTTTCCAGGACATTCGCGGGCGCCACAAGTCGGAGGGTGAGTTCGAGATGCTGCGGCCGCCCCGCGACCAGCGTGACGCAAAGGCGATTGACGAGGGCACGGATACTTACGACACGATCGAGTGGCTGCTCAAGAACGTCCCCGGCAACAACGGCCGCGCGGGCATGCTCGGCATTTCGTATCCGGGCTGGCTCGTGACGATGGGGATCATCGAGCCGCATCCGGCGCTCAAGGCCGCGTCGCCCCAGGCGCCCGTGGCCGACATGTTCCTCGGCGACGATTTTCACCACAACGGCGCGTTCCGCCTGAGCTACGGCTTCGAGTATGCGGCACTGCTGGAGACGGGCCGCACGAACTACTCGTTCAAGTTCGACAAGGCCGACACTTACGAATGGTATCTCGCGCTCGGGCCGCTGAAGAACGCCAACGCGAAATACTTCAAGGGCTCGCTTCCGACGTGGAACAACTACGTGGCGCATCCGAACTACGACGCATTCTGGCAGCGCCAGGCCGCGTGGCAGCACTTGCGCGAGCCGAAGGTCGCCACGCTCACCGTCGCGGGCTGGTGGGATCAGGAGGATTTCTACGGGCCGCTCAAGACTTACTCGTCGCTGGAAAAGCGCGACTCGAATAACGTCAACCGCATCGTCATCGGCCCGTGGAAGCACGGGAGCTGGAGCGGCGGCGGGTCATCGCTCGGGCCGCTGCAATTTGGAAGCGACACGGCGCGGTATTTCCGCAAGGACGTGCAGGCGCCGTTCTTCGCCGCGCTGCTCAAGGACAAGGGGCCGCACGGTTTGCCCGAGGCGCTCACGTTCCAGACCGGCGCGAACGAGTGGAAACGCTACGACGCGTGGCCGCCGAAGAAGGGCTTCACCGAGCGCAAACTCTACTTTCGCGAGGGCGGCAGGCTGTCGTTCGATGCGCCGGCGAGCGGGAGCGACAAGGAGTTCGACACTTACATCTCCGACCCGGCGCGGCCGGTGCCGTATCGCACGCGGCCCATCGAGCCGACTTACGGCCCGGGCTCGCGCTGGAGCGAGTGGCTGCTCGAAAACCAGCGGCACGTCCACAACCGTCCCGACGTGATGAGCTACGTGAGCGACCCGCTTGCAGAGGACACGGTCATCGCCGGCGAGGCCGTCGCGCACTTGTTTGCCGCGACGAGCGGCACGGACAGCGACTGGATCGTGAAGTTGATCGACGTGTTCCCCGACGACCATCCGCGGCCCGAGATGCAGGGATATCAACTCATGGTGGCGAACGAAGTCTTCAGGGGGCGATTCCGCAAGAGCTTCGAGAAGCCCGAGCCGCTGCGGCCAAACGTGCCGGCAGAATTCACGTGGAGCCTGCTCGCGCTGAACCACAGCTTTCAGAAAGGCCATCGCCTCATGGTGCAGGTGCAGAGCACGTGGTTCCCCCTGATTGACCGCAACCCGCAGAAATACGTGAAGAACATCTTCGAAGCGGACGAGAAAGATTTCACGCCCGCGACGCAGCGGATTTATCGCTCACGAAAGCTGCCCTCGCACATCGCGGTGAGTGTGGAGGTGAAGTAGAGCAACGCCGAAACTCCGCGGTGAAGCAGGAGTGGAATGCGGTTCGACCCGCCCCAGGCCGTCGCACGCCTTTATAGAATCGGAGGCCGGCGCTTCCCGCGGAGGTGTCCTGAATCTCCACCGCGCCGTTGTTGAGGAGGATGCCGTTGGTCACGCGGCTCCACGGGCCGGCGTGGGCGCTTGGGGAAGCGGCCCACCAAGCTTCAAGTTGCGCGCGCCGTTCACGTGGAGCACCTGCACGGAGACGACCGCGCGCGGATGCTGCCAGGGTGATCGCGCACCCGGCGCGGAGTTGAAGAGTTTCATGAGCCGTGCTGGTCGGGGTGGAGCTTCGGTGTGATCCAGCGAGGCAAGCTGCAGGCAAATGCCGCGTGAGGCCGCGACACACGGCCTCAAAAACACTACCGGCACGACGTGGAACGCGCGCCATGAGCTGCCGGCGACCGGAGACCGTTCATCGCATCGCTACGGCCAGCTTCGCAGGCTGGGTTTTCAGCCTCCCCTTTCGCGGCGGCAGTGCCTTGGGTGCAACCCGTGCAAGCGACGAGTGTTTGACGTGTCCGCATGAATCCTTCAACCTCCCGGCCCATGCAACTCCGAGACCTGCTGGCGACGGCGGTGCTTTGCCTGCCAATCGGCGCGGCGGCGCAGACGAGTGCCAACGTGCGTCCGCTTTCGCTCGACCAGTGCATCGAGCAGGCTCTTCAGAAGAACCTGAGCATCCAGATCGACCGCATCGGGCCGGAGATCGCGACCTTCAACCTCGAAAGCTCTCTGGGCTCGACCTACGACCCGGTGGCGAGCTTCAGCCTCAGCGAGCGCTTCAGTTCCAGTCCCGGCCGTGTCGATGCCGCGACGGCGCTGCGCAGCCCGCCGAGCGAGAATTACACCGACATCTGGACGCCGAGCATCCGTGGCACGCTCCCGAGCGGCACCGTGCTGACGCTTTCCGGCAACCTCACGCGCTCCAGCGGCACGAGTTTTCCGCTGGGCTTCCAATACGTGGACAGCGCGTCCCTCTCGCTCACGCAGCCGTTGCTCAAGAATTCGTGGATCGATGCCAACCGGCTGAACATCCGGCTCAACCGGAAGAACATCACGATCTCCGAGCTGTCGTTGCGGTTGACGCTGATCAGCACCGTCAACGCCGTGCAGCAGGCCTACTACGACCTCACCTTCGCGGTCGAGAACATCAAGGTGCAGGAGGCGTCGCTTGCGCTCGCGGAGAAACTGCTTGCCGAAAACAAGAAGCGCGTGGAACTCGGCGCCATGGCCCCGCTCGACGAGAAACAGGCCGAGTCGCAGGTGGCCGCGCGCAAGGCGGACCTGCTCACCGCGTTGCGCGAGGTGGACGCGACGCAGAACCGGCTTCGCAACCTGCTCACGGATGACTACCCGGCGTGGAGCAGCGTGCGCATCCAGCCCACCGACACCCTGATGGCCCTGCCGCAGACATTCAATGTGCTGGAGAGCTGGCAATCCGGGATGGCCAACCGGCCCGAGGTGCTCCAGGCGCGGCTGGACGTCGAGAAGCAGAACATTTCGCTGAGCTACAGTTACAACCAGTTGTTTCCCTCGCTCGACCTCACCGCGAGCTACGGGCACAACGGCGTCGGTCCGACGCTCTCCGGCGCGCTCAACGACATTCAGGGCGGCATGTTCCAGTCCTATTCCTACGGGGTCGTGCTCAGCTTCCCGCTCAGCAATCGAGATGCAAAGAGCCGCTACGCATCGGGAAAGGCGAACGTGGCGCAATCGCTGCTTCGCCTGAAAAAGCAGGAGCAGGACGTGGTCGTGCAGATTGACGACGCCGTGAAGTCCGCGCAAACGAGCTACGACAAGATCGACGCCACACGCCTTGCGCGCGTGTATGCGGAGATCGCGCTCGAGGCCGAGCAAAAGAAACTCGAGAGCGGCAAGAGCACGAGCTTCGTCGTTCTCCAACTCCAGCGCGACCTCACCGCCGCGCGTTCGGCCGAAATCCGCGCGCAGGCGGACTACAACAAGGCGGTTGCCGCTTTGCGACAGGCCGAGGGCACCACGCTCTCGAAGGCGAAAATCAAGGTGGGCGCAAAGTAGTTTCTGGCGGTTGAACCGCTCAGCGGAACGCACGGAAGTCTCCGATCAACTCCGTTCGCATTTCGGCCTCCACGTCGGGTTTCATCGGAAGATACTTCCCAGTAGCACTCGCCAGCAGCGCGCCCGACTCATCGCGAACTTCGCCCCGGGCTTCGAACAGCCGGCCACGCCCATCCGACACGAGTTCGGCGGTTGCAACCACGGGCTTACCCGGTTGCGCCGTCGCCGAGAAACGCACAGTCATCTCGGCACAGTAGGCGAAGCGTTTCGTCTGCACACCGCACGCCCACACCATGATTTCGTCGAGCAGCGTCGCGAGGATGCCGCCGTGGACCGTCTGCTTGAACCCGATGTGCTCCGCGCGCGGCGTGAACTGCGTGCGCACCACGCGCCCATCCGTCTCGAACTTCAGCCCGAGCCCAAGCGGATTCGCCTCGCCGCAGACGAAGCATGAGAGCGTGTGAGGGAGTGTTTGCATCGCGCAGGTTGCTGCGCGGCCGGTTCGAGAGTCGAGATTGAAGTGGCACCGCCGTTCGCTTCGAGCCGATGCTTGATACGGCCCGCCGCCGACTTCTGCTTACTTCCCGGCTTTGGAGCGGGAGGAAGAATCACCGCTTCCCGTCAACGGGTTCTCGATGCCTTCGCGTCTCGCAACCTCGGGCGCAATGCCCCACAGCGCGGTCGCAGATGCCACTCGGACGACTTCTTCGCTGGAACGAACGGTCTTGAGCAACTCAGGGGTTGCGGGCGCTGCGAGCGGCCCAAAGTCGCGCAGTCCCGTGATGGCACCGATCCGGACGTCTGTCGTCGCGTGATCGAGCAACCGCAGAAGGGCTGGAACGACGCGGTCGGCATCTGCGCCGATTTTCCCGAGCGCGCCCGCTGCGGCGATGATGGTGGGAGCGTTAGTGGATCCCAATGCGTTCAACAAAACTGGAAGGGCGGGCGCGTCCGAAGGCCGGAGCGACAGGATCGCGCTCGAAGCGGCCGCCCGGATGCGAGGTTGATCCGATGACACTGCTTGCACGACAGCCGTGACACCGTCGGGGCCCAGGCGCACCATCGCCATCGAGGCCACGGGCGCGTTTTCGGGAGATGCGAGCACGGGCAAGAGCAACGGGAGTGCAGCCGACGCGTTCGTCCCGAGCGCGCTGAAGGCGCCAACAGCGTAGGACCTTCGTGTGGCGGGGAGAGTGTCCGCCAAACTTGGGAGAGAGTGAGGAGCCAGATTGTTGGGTGTTTTTGTCGGACCCGGAACCGCTCCGGCCTTGGATTCGAGGAGGGCGACAAGTGTTGGAAATGCGTTTGTGCCCGAACGACGCAGTTGGTCAAGCGCACGATTCTTCCGCAGCTCATCAGTGGAATTCAGATCCTTGAGAATCTCACCGATGGGCCTTCCCTCCAGGCTCAGTTCGCTTTGGCTCGGACGGCAGGCGGCGAGGCAGAGGAGAAGCGAGAGGAGCGAAAGAGGTAGCCGGCGCATGTTCATGGGGCGTGCGCAAGTCACACCACTTGCGTGAAACTGTCAACTCGGCACGCGGTTCGGCGGGGCAGGGGACTAATCACCGGGGAGCACGGTCCACATCCCGCTCTGGTTGGTGATGTTCTGGTTGATCCGGCCCAGAGTCTCCTCGCGTTTGAGAATCTGCACATGGCCGTCGAGGAACATGTAGTTGAAGCGGCCATTGTGATACCGGTAGAACTCGGCATCACGTGCGGTGGGGAAGACGTTTTGAAAGCTCGAGTTCGAAGTCTCGCACGGACTGTTTGCGTAGCCATCACCAACGATGTTGGAGTTCTGGATTCGTTCGGTCAGGGCAATCGTGCCGCTCTGGTCCCCAAGCGTGGACAAGCGAAAGTTTTCCACGCCCTGCGGGTTGGCGCCTGCGTTTGCTGGCGTGGTCGTTGGCCAGTTGATTCCAGGCCGCAAGATCGTCGCCCCAAATGTGTTGTCCCAATTCAGGCCGATGCCGCACGGATTGCCCGGGCCGGGAGGCCAGTCGGCGGCTTGCGGACCTACGCCGTTGAAAATCCACGCCTGCATTCGGTGCTTCGGCATTGTGTAGCTTCGGCGCGCAGGAACGGCGGGGTCCGTGGCGAAAACCGCGATGACCTCGACTTTGTCCGTCGGGCATCGCAGCATTTTGGGCACCTTGCGACCCGGGGTAAACTCGTCGTTGAATTCTAGCGTCGTCATGTCCACCGCAAGGTAGCGAGCGATAAGGTCGTCCCAAGTCCATTCCGAATAGCCCTTGGGATGCCCACCGACGAGTGCAAGCGAGGAATAGGGAAACTTGTCATCCATGTCGCTGACGTAAAGGTGTATGGCCAGGCCCATCTGCCGCAAGTTTCCCTGACAGACGGCGGCTTGCCCCTTGGCCTTGGCCTTGGCCAGCGCCGGCAGCAGCATCCCCGCCAGAATTGCTATGATCGCAATGACGACGAGGAGTTCGATGAGGGTGAACCCGTCCCGACGAACGGATTCCATTCTCGGATTGGAGGTCATGGTGTCGTTCATTGGAGAATCGTGGATTGTGAGCACTGGTCTGGATGCAATCGCTATTGTTTCGAAAGCTTCACTTCCTTCGTGTTTTCATCGATGACGTATTGATAACCCGCAGGCGGCGGAGGGACGCTGCGGACGAGTCCGGCAGCCGCGAGGGCGTTGATGGAGTCGGGCAACAACCCAAACTTCTGCTGAAACGCCTCCACAGCACGTGTCAGTGCTGGCAAGTCAATGGGCTGTTGGGGCGCGGGAGCCTTGCGTGGCTGGCTCGAACTCGACGATGGGGCGCTACCGCCATCGCCCCCTCCCCGGCCTCGAGGGGCCGCATTCGGACTATCGCTCACCGGTTTCGGTTGCGATGCGCCCAAAGAAGTTGGCGGCGGGACGTAGGTGAGTGTCTTGTTTCCCTTTGGTTCCTTCGGCGTGGAAGACTGCGTGGGCACCGCCTCCGGTTGGCTCGAAGGTGCCGCCGAGGTCACGGCGGACGCTGGTGGAGCCGCAAGCGCAGGCTTTGCCGCCAGTTCAGGAGCCGGCGCAGGAGCCGGCGGCTTCCGGCACGAAATTGACACGGCGCAACCAAGCGAACAAATGAAGGCTGCAATGCGCATCGAATAATGGGTTGGTTGACCGATTACTACTAAGGGAGGTTCCTCGGGTCAAACTCATTCCTTCAGTGCAAGCGAATTCGCGCCGCTGCGGCCAAGGCACAAGCGCGCGTAGGGCAGCGGCTTCCTTCGCCGATGTTCGGCGCGCGGCGCAGCCGAGTCGAGACCGGTGCCCTGCGCGAGGATGGACGCGCGCGCTGCCCGGGATTGACGCGTGGAGGGATCCTGCCACGAGTCGGCCGGTGAATCGACCGCCGCACCCGCGGGCTGCGCGAATCCGCGACGACTTCTCTTTGCATCCCGCGCACCCTGTTCTATAACCCTCCGGCCAACATGAGTTCCGGCAGACCTGTCACCGAAGCTGCGGCCCTCGCCGCGACCGCGTTCACGCCGCCGCGGCCCAGGAAGCTTCTCGTCGCCAACCGCAGCGAGATCGCCATCCGCATTTTCCGCGCCGCCACGGAGCTCGGCTTGCAGACGGTCGCCATCTATGCGCAGGAAGACCGTCTCGGCATCCATCGCTTCAAGGCGGACGAAGCCTACCAGGTCGGCGCGGGCAAGGGCCCCGTCGGCGCGTATCTCGACATCGAGGGCATCGTCGCGCTCGCCAAGGAACGCGGCGTGGACCTCATCCATCCCGGTTACGGGTTCCTCTCCGAGAACGCGGACTTCGCCGACGCGTGCGCGAAGGCTGGCATCACCTTCGTCGGACCGCGGCCCGAGTTGCTCCGGCTCATGGGCGACAAGACGGCCGCGCGCGGGCTCGCCAAGACAATCGGCGTGCCCACGTTGCCGGGCACCGAGGAGCCGGTCGAGGACCGCGACGAGGCGCTGCGCATCGCGAAGGAGATCGGCTTCCCGCTCATCATCAAAGCCGCGTTCGGCGGCGGCGGGCGCGGGATGCGCGTGGTGCACAAGGCCGCCGACCTCGCGGACCTGCTCGACGAGGCGCGCGGCGAAGCGGGCCGCGCGTTCGGCAATCCCGCCGTCTTCCTCGAGAGATACATCCCGCGCGCCAAGCACATCGAGGTGCAGATCCTCGGCGACCGCCACGGCAACGTGCTCCACCTCCACGAGCGCGACTGCTCCGTGCAGCGCCGTCACCAAAAGGTCGTCGAGATCGCGCCGAGCATCGGGCTCGATGATCATGTGCGCCGCGAGTTGTGCCTCGCCGCCGTCCGCATGGCGAAGGAAGTCCGCTACGACAACGCGGGCACCATCGAGTTCCTGTTCGACCTCGACCGCAACGAATGGTTCTTCATCGAGATGAACCCGCGCATCCAGGTCGAGCACACGGTCACCGAGGTCATCACGGGCATTGACCTCGTGCGTTCGCAGATTCTCGTCGCTCAAAACCACGCGCTGCACGGCACAGAACTCGACCTCCCGCCACAGGAGGACGTGCCGCGGATGGGCTTCGCCGTGCAATGCCGCGTCACGACCGAGGACCCGGAGAACAAGTTCACGCCCGACTACGGCAAGATTCTCACCTATCGGTCGGCGGCGGGCTTCGGCATCCGTCTCGACGGGGGCATGGGCGACTCGGGCAGCCTCATCACGCCGTTCTACGATTCGCTGCTCGTGAAGATCACCGCCTCGGGGCGCTCGTTCCCGATCGCGTTGCAGCGCATGGACCGCGCGCTGCGCGAGTTCCGCATCCGCGGCGTCAAGACCAACATCCCGTTCCTCGAAAACGTCATCGCGAACGACGCCTTCCGCACCGGCGCCGCGACGACCGCGCTGCTGGACACCACGCCCGCGCTGTTCACGTTCAAGGTCCGCCGCGACCGCGCCACGCGCCTGCTCAACTTCCTCGGCAACGTCATCGTCAACGGCAACCCGCACGCGAAAGGCTGCAAGCCCGGCGGCCCGCTGCCCGCCGCGCGGCCGCCAGAGTGGGACCACAAGCAGCCGCCACCCGACGGCACGCGCGACCTGTTGCGCAAGCTCGGCGCGCGGAAGTTCGCCGAGTGGACGCGCGAGCAGAAGCGCCTGCTCGTCACCGACACCACGTTCCGCGACGCGCACCAGTCGCTGCTCGCCACGCGCGTGCGCAGCTTCGACATGCTCGCCGCCTCGGACGCCATCGCGCGGCGCACGCCGGGATTGTTTTCGCTGGAGATGTGGGGCGGCGCGACGTTCGACACCGCGATGCGCTTCCTGCACGAGGACCCATGGGAGCGCCTGCGCCAGTTGCGCGCGCGCATCCCGAACATCTGCTTCCAGATGCTCTTCCGCGGCAGCAACGCCGTCGGCTACTCGAACTATCCCGACAACGTCGTCGCCGGTTTCGTGAAGCACGCGGCCGCATCCGGCATTGATATCTTCCGCATCTTCGACTCGCTCAACTACACGCCCAACCTCCGGGTCGCGATGGAGGCCGTACAGGAAACGCACGCCGTCTGCGAAGCCGCCGTCTGCTACACCGGCGACATCCTCGACCCCAGGCGCGACAAGTATCCGCTCAAGTATTACGTCAACCTCGCGCGCGAACTCGGGAAGATGGGGGCGCACATCATCGCCATCAAGGACATGGCGGGACTCTGCCGGCCTTACGCCGCCTACAAACTGGTCAAGGCGCTCCGCGAGGAAGTCGCGCTGCCCGTGCACTTCCACACGCACGACACCAGCGGCATCAACTCCGCGTCCATCCTGCGCGCGAGCGACGCGGGCGTGGACGTGGTGGACCTCGCGCTCGCCTCGATGAGCGGCAGCACGAGCCAGCCCAACTTGAACTCCACCGTCGCCGCGCTCCAGCGCACGCCGCGCGACACCCGGATCGACCTCGCCGCGCTCAACGAGTTCTCCGACTACTGGGACGAAGTGCGCGAGTTCTACAAACCCTTCGACACCGCGCCCCGCAGCGGCAGCGCCGAGGTGTATCTGCACGAGATGCCCGGCGGCCAATACACCAACCTCAAGGAACAGGCCGCGAGCATGGGCCTCGCGCACCGCTGGCACGAAATCGCCCGCACCTACGCCGAGGTCAACCAGCTCTTCGGCGACATCGTCAAGGTCACCCCCTCCTCCAAGGTCGTCGGCGACATGACCATGTTCCTCATCACCCGCGGCATCAAGCCCGCCGACGTGGTGAACCTCGAGCCCGGCTCCGTGCCGTTCCCGGCCAGCGTGATAGACATGATGCACGGCGGCCTCGGCCAGCCGATGGGCGGATGGCCCGAGCGCGTGCAGAAGGTCGTCCTCGGCAACAAACGCCCCCTTCACGGCCGCCCCGGCGAAGACCTCGCCCCGCTGAACTTGAAGAAGACCCGCGACGAACTCGGCGCAAAGCTCAAGCGCGACGCCACCGACGACGACCTTTACTCCCACCTCATGTATCCCGAAGTCTTCGCCGACTTCGCGAAAATCCAGCGCGACTACGGCGACGTGGGCCTCCTTCCCACGCCCGCCTTCTTCTACGGCCTCAAGCCCGGCGAGGAAGTCTCCGTGAACATCGAGCAGGGCAAGACCCTTTTCATCAAGCTCATCAACATCGGCGGGCCGGACAAGGACGGCACGCGCACGCTGACCTTCGAGCTCAACGGCATCTCGCGCGAGGCGGCCATCGCCGACAAGGCGGTGCAGCCCAAGGCCAAGGCCCGCGTGAAGGCCGACCCCGCCGACCCGCTGCACGTCGGCGCGCCCATGCCCGGCGTCATCACCTCGCTCGCCGTCGGCGTCGGCGCGAAGGTGGCGAAGGGCGACAAGCTGCTCACCCTCGAGGCGATGAAAATGCAGACCACCCTCTACGCCAACGCCGGCGGCGTGGTGGAAGAAATCGCCGCCCAAGTCGGCGACACCGTGGAGAGCAAGGACCTGCTCGTGCGGCTGCGGTAATCTCCGCTCCTTATCCTAATCCTACTCATGATCTTCATCCGCCTTCGCCGGATGAGATTAGGATTTCGATGAACATCTCGCTGAAGAGGAGCCGTGCGGCGCGCCGTCCCTCACTCTTCCTCGAACTTCCGAACGAAGAGCGCCTCGATCTCGCGCAGGGCGGGCTCGGCATCGGAGCCCTTGGCCTCGACCTGGAGCTTGCTGCCGGGGCCGGCGGCGAGCATGAGCAGGCCCATGATGCTCTTGCCGTTGACCTTCTCGCCGTCCTTCTCCACGAAGATGTCGCACTGGTAGCGGTTGGCGATC from Verrucomicrobiota bacterium includes the following:
- a CDS encoding CocE/NonD family hydrolase, with the protein product MVPARDGVRLNTDIFSPKDAAGPMPFLITRTPYGLRNDTNGFALTLRGAYRELVDEGFIFVFQDIRGRHKSEGEFEMLRPPRDQRDAKAIDEGTDTYDTIEWLLKNVPGNNGRAGMLGISYPGWLVTMGIIEPHPALKAASPQAPVADMFLGDDFHHNGAFRLSYGFEYAALLETGRTNYSFKFDKADTYEWYLALGPLKNANAKYFKGSLPTWNNYVAHPNYDAFWQRQAAWQHLREPKVATLTVAGWWDQEDFYGPLKTYSSLEKRDSNNVNRIVIGPWKHGSWSGGGSSLGPLQFGSDTARYFRKDVQAPFFAALLKDKGPHGLPEALTFQTGANEWKRYDAWPPKKGFTERKLYFREGGRLSFDAPASGSDKEFDTYISDPARPVPYRTRPIEPTYGPGSRWSEWLLENQRHVHNRPDVMSYVSDPLAEDTVIAGEAVAHLFAATSGTDSDWIVKLIDVFPDDHPRPEMQGYQLMVANEVFRGRFRKSFEKPEPLRPNVPAEFTWSLLALNHSFQKGHRLMVQVQSTWFPLIDRNPQKYVKNIFEADEKDFTPATQRIYRSRKLPSHIAVSVEVK
- a CDS encoding PaaI family thioesterase → MQTLPHTLSCFVCGEANPLGLGLKFETDGRVVRTQFTPRAEHIGFKQTVHGGILATLLDEIMVWACGVQTKRFAYCAEMTVRFSATAQPGKPVVATAELVSDGRGRLFEARGEVRDESGALLASATGKYLPMKPDVEAEMRTELIGDFRAFR
- a CDS encoding DUF1559 domain-containing protein — its product is MNDTMTSNPRMESVRRDGFTLIELLVVIAIIAILAGMLLPALAKAKAKGQAAVCQGNLRQMGLAIHLYVSDMDDKFPYSSLALVGGHPKGYSEWTWDDLIARYLAVDMTTLEFNDEFTPGRKVPKMLRCPTDKVEVIAVFATDPAVPARRSYTMPKHRMQAWIFNGVGPQAADWPPGPGNPCGIGLNWDNTFGATILRPGINWPTTTPANAGANPQGVENFRLSTLGDQSGTIALTERIQNSNIVGDGYANSPCETSNSSFQNVFPTARDAEFYRYHNGRFNYMFLDGHVQILKREETLGRINQNITNQSGMWTVLPGD
- a CDS encoding pyruvate carboxylase, which produces MSSGRPVTEAAALAATAFTPPRPRKLLVANRSEIAIRIFRAATELGLQTVAIYAQEDRLGIHRFKADEAYQVGAGKGPVGAYLDIEGIVALAKERGVDLIHPGYGFLSENADFADACAKAGITFVGPRPELLRLMGDKTAARGLAKTIGVPTLPGTEEPVEDRDEALRIAKEIGFPLIIKAAFGGGGRGMRVVHKAADLADLLDEARGEAGRAFGNPAVFLERYIPRAKHIEVQILGDRHGNVLHLHERDCSVQRRHQKVVEIAPSIGLDDHVRRELCLAAVRMAKEVRYDNAGTIEFLFDLDRNEWFFIEMNPRIQVEHTVTEVITGIDLVRSQILVAQNHALHGTELDLPPQEDVPRMGFAVQCRVTTEDPENKFTPDYGKILTYRSAAGFGIRLDGGMGDSGSLITPFYDSLLVKITASGRSFPIALQRMDRALREFRIRGVKTNIPFLENVIANDAFRTGAATTALLDTTPALFTFKVRRDRATRLLNFLGNVIVNGNPHAKGCKPGGPLPAARPPEWDHKQPPPDGTRDLLRKLGARKFAEWTREQKRLLVTDTTFRDAHQSLLATRVRSFDMLAASDAIARRTPGLFSLEMWGGATFDTAMRFLHEDPWERLRQLRARIPNICFQMLFRGSNAVGYSNYPDNVVAGFVKHAAASGIDIFRIFDSLNYTPNLRVAMEAVQETHAVCEAAVCYTGDILDPRRDKYPLKYYVNLARELGKMGAHIIAIKDMAGLCRPYAAYKLVKALREEVALPVHFHTHDTSGINSASILRASDAGVDVVDLALASMSGSTSQPNLNSTVAALQRTPRDTRIDLAALNEFSDYWDEVREFYKPFDTAPRSGSAEVYLHEMPGGQYTNLKEQAASMGLAHRWHEIARTYAEVNQLFGDIVKVTPSSKVVGDMTMFLITRGIKPADVVNLEPGSVPFPASVIDMMHGGLGQPMGGWPERVQKVVLGNKRPLHGRPGEDLAPLNLKKTRDELGAKLKRDATDDDLYSHLMYPEVFADFAKIQRDYGDVGLLPTPAFFYGLKPGEEVSVNIEQGKTLFIKLINIGGPDKDGTRTLTFELNGISREAAIADKAVQPKAKARVKADPADPLHVGAPMPGVITSLAVGVGAKVAKGDKLLTLEAMKMQTTLYANAGGVVEEIAAQVGDTVESKDLLVRLR
- a CDS encoding HPr family phosphocarrier protein translates to MSATKRTANTEVIAIKEVVVANKVGIHARPAAMFVKIANRYQCDIFVEKDGEKVNGKSIMGLLMLAAGPGSKLQVEAKGSDAEPALREIEALFVRKFEEE
- a CDS encoding TolC family protein — encoded protein: MNPSTSRPMQLRDLLATAVLCLPIGAAAQTSANVRPLSLDQCIEQALQKNLSIQIDRIGPEIATFNLESSLGSTYDPVASFSLSERFSSSPGRVDAATALRSPPSENYTDIWTPSIRGTLPSGTVLTLSGNLTRSSGTSFPLGFQYVDSASLSLTQPLLKNSWIDANRLNIRLNRKNITISELSLRLTLISTVNAVQQAYYDLTFAVENIKVQEASLALAEKLLAENKKRVELGAMAPLDEKQAESQVAARKADLLTALREVDATQNRLRNLLTDDYPAWSSVRIQPTDTLMALPQTFNVLESWQSGMANRPEVLQARLDVEKQNISLSYSYNQLFPSLDLTASYGHNGVGPTLSGALNDIQGGMFQSYSYGVVLSFPLSNRDAKSRYASGKANVAQSLLRLKKQEQDVVVQIDDAVKSAQTSYDKIDATRLARVYAEIALEAEQKKLESGKSTSFVVLQLQRDLTAARSAEIRAQADYNKAVAALRQAEGTTLSKAKIKVGAK